A region of the Streptomyces sp. NBC_00442 genome:
GATCTGGCGCCGAGGGATGGCGCTCACCGCCATCGCCGTCGTGATCGCCCTCGTGATGATCCTGCACTCGCACATTCCCAACTCGGTCGGCAACCTCGGCTCGCTCTCCGAGACCTTCCTGCCCTGGCTCGGCGTGTTCGTGCCGGTCCTGCTCGGCCTCGCGCTGTGGCGCCGCTCGGCGACCGCCCTGATCGCGCTGCTGCTTCCGGTCATCATCTGGCTCAACATGTTCGGCGGGCTGCTCACCGACAAGCAGAGCGCGGGCGGCAACCTGGTCGTGGCGACCCACAACGTCAACGCCGACAACCCCGACCCGGTCGGCACGGCCCGGCAGGTCGCCGCCTCCGGCGCGCAGATCGTGGCGCTCGAGGAGATCCCGGGCGACAAGGTGGCGACGTACAAGCAGGCCCTCGCCGACCTCTACCCGTACCACTCGGTGCAGGGCACGGTCGGCCTGTGGTCCAAGTACGAGCTGAGCGACAGCCGGCCGGTCGACATCAAGATGGGCTGGACGCGGGCGATGCGCTCCACCGTGAAGACCCCGACCGGCGACGTCGCGGTGTACGTCGCCCACATGCCGTCCGTACGGGTCAAGCTGAACGCCGGCTTCACCGCCAACCAGCGGGACAACAGCGCCTACACGCTGGGCGAGGCGATCTCCGCCGAACCCAGCCAGAAGGTGATCCTGCTCGGCGACCTCAACGGCACGATGAACGACCGCTCCCTGAACAACATCACCGCGCAGATGCGCTCCACCCAGGGAGCCGCGGGCGACGGCTACGGCTTCAGCTGGCCGGCCGCGTTCCCGATGGCCCGCATCGACCAGATCATGGTGAAGGGCATCCAGCCGAAGTCGTCCTGGACGCTGGCGAGGACGGGCAGCGACCATCTGCCGGTCGCGGCGCGCCTCCAGGTCTGAGGCCGCGCCTCCAGGTCCGAGGCGCGCCCCGAGGTCCGAGGCCGGGCCTCCCCGGCCGGGGCCCGGCCCGCCCCGGCCGACGTGCGCGAGCCCGCCCCCGCGCCGATCATGGGCGCATGACGACCACGGATGCCTCCGACGAAGAAGTCGCCACGGACGAAGGGACCACACGGCGGTTCATCTCCTGGGTGACGCTCGGCCTGATGACGACGGCGTCCGTCGCGAGCCTGCGCCCGTCGCCCTCGATGGCCATCTACGGCCTGGCCGCCGTCTTCCTCTACCTCCTGCCGGCCGTCGTCTTCCTGCTCCCCACCGCCCTGGTCGGCGCGGAGCTGGCCTCCGGCTGGACCGGCGGCATCTACCGCTGGGTGAGCGAGGCGCTCGGCAAACCGCTCGGCTTCCTCGCCGTCTGGTGCCAGTTCGCCATGACGATCGCCTACTACCCGAGCCTGCTCGCCTACGTCGCCTCGACCTTCGCGTACGTCATCAACCCGAGGCTCGCCGAGAACGGGCTCTACGTCGCCGTCGTCATCGTCGTCATCTACTGGACCGGGGTGTGGATCTCCTCCCGGGGCACGAAGACGGTCGCCGGGCTCAGCTCCCTCGGTCTCGTCATCGGCACCCTCGTCCCCGGCGTCGTCCTGGTGATCCTCGGCTTCGTCTTCCTCGGCCAGGGCAACCCGTCGGCGGCTCCCATGAGCCCCTCGCACTGGCTGCCGCCGTGGACCGGCCTCGCCAGCCTGGTCCTCGTCGTCAACAACTTCCTTTCGTACGCGGGCATGGAGATGAACGGCGTCCACGTGTCCTCGCTGCGCCACCCCAAGCGCGAGTACCCCAGGTCGATGTTCCTCGCGACCGGCCTGGTGCTGCTGATCTTCATCCTTCCGGCCCTGGCCATCTCCTGGGTCATGCCGTCCGAGGAACTGAGCCTCACCGCGGGCCTGATGCAGGCCTTCCAGGCGTTCTTCGACCACTTCCACATCGGCTGGATGACCAGGATCGTCGGCGTGATGCTGGTGGCGGCCGCGCTCGGCGGCATGCTCACCTGGCTCGCGGGACCGGCCAAGGGCCTGGTGCTGCTGTCGCGCCAGGAGGGGTACCTGCCGCCGTTCCTCCAGCGGCTGAACCGGTACGGCGCCCCGCGGAACATCATGGTCGCCCAGGGCGTCGTCACCACCCTGATCGGCATCCTGTACGCGTTCAGCGGCGACGTGTCGAGCGCGTACTGG
Encoded here:
- a CDS encoding endonuclease/exonuclease/phosphatase family protein is translated as MALTAIAVVIALVMILHSHIPNSVGNLGSLSETFLPWLGVFVPVLLGLALWRRSATALIALLLPVIIWLNMFGGLLTDKQSAGGNLVVATHNVNADNPDPVGTARQVAASGAQIVALEEIPGDKVATYKQALADLYPYHSVQGTVGLWSKYELSDSRPVDIKMGWTRAMRSTVKTPTGDVAVYVAHMPSVRVKLNAGFTANQRDNSAYTLGEAISAEPSQKVILLGDLNGTMNDRSLNNITAQMRSTQGAAGDGYGFSWPAAFPMARIDQIMVKGIQPKSSWTLARTGSDHLPVAARLQV
- a CDS encoding APC family permease yields the protein MTTTDASDEEVATDEGTTRRFISWVTLGLMTTASVASLRPSPSMAIYGLAAVFLYLLPAVVFLLPTALVGAELASGWTGGIYRWVSEALGKPLGFLAVWCQFAMTIAYYPSLLAYVASTFAYVINPRLAENGLYVAVVIVVIYWTGVWISSRGTKTVAGLSSLGLVIGTLVPGVVLVILGFVFLGQGNPSAAPMSPSHWLPPWTGLASLVLVVNNFLSYAGMEMNGVHVSSLRHPKREYPRSMFLATGLVLLIFILPALAISWVMPSEELSLTAGLMQAFQAFFDHFHIGWMTRIVGVMLVAAALGGMLTWLAGPAKGLVLLSRQEGYLPPFLQRLNRYGAPRNIMVAQGVVTTLIGILYAFSGDVSSAYWMFSVITVQIYLIAYLLMFVAVVRLRRTRPEVERGFTVPAVAWVAGIGFVASVAALCIGFVPPDQFGGQPLWRYLLIVGGGLLVLGLLAPLAFLRFRKPSWVHPDHR